Proteins from a genomic interval of Nostoc sp. KVJ3:
- a CDS encoding type IV secretory system conjugative DNA transfer family protein, translating to MNISQKNLPHNQITANSTLIEVSSFQAPLASIDFGKLFQQYNNPQGWMMVGGILFVILLLQISGSGKGKITTGKVSGISEKLAATNLALKQIKECKHNKVTLWSGTPRYWVKGKWRTLITNLQTMLGASPTVWFPNAERGTLVIGAPGSGKTYSTIDRMLESAMQQGFPILLYDKKGDQLRLHAPLAARYGYKVRVFAPGEPFSGVINPLDYMRDARDGVMAGEIGQVINRNASSGGKSDEFFAKAGDLLAKALLQLVKGSPYPDMAMLYAVLRLPKLVQRLDHAVQSKRLDEWVATSFIQFLSAKDAEKTISGILTTAAGTFSSFIQADLLRAFIGKSDIPTKLEGREMVVFKLDDERRSVVGPLLAAAMHLMIVGNLSRPRKDPLIISLDELPSIKLDRLPQWINEYRSNGACFILGIQSLEQLYDIYGDKMGSAIASACSTHVLFNPGNYKTAEDYSKRYGEKEVLIKNRTTGRSLGGQMSRSISWSENLQKMPVISADEILKFPQGKCVITSPGYSSEGQASIPYPLIIPVSKADEKRAHDSETLWDTQVKPALESQVTIPDIKTLTQALHERIESAARMLPLPEEDVAPAHESNSSETDVLENFPARVYQTPGLQG from the coding sequence ATGAACATTTCCCAGAAAAATCTACCACACAACCAGATCACTGCTAACTCGACATTAATTGAAGTGTCATCCTTCCAAGCACCTCTGGCTAGCATTGACTTTGGCAAATTATTTCAGCAGTATAACAATCCCCAAGGTTGGATGATGGTAGGTGGAATACTGTTCGTTATACTGTTGTTGCAAATCAGTGGTAGTGGTAAGGGAAAAATTACCACTGGTAAAGTCTCCGGTATTAGCGAGAAACTAGCAGCAACTAACCTAGCACTCAAGCAAATCAAGGAGTGCAAACACAATAAAGTTACCCTGTGGTCTGGAACTCCTCGCTATTGGGTAAAAGGTAAATGGCGAACGCTAATTACTAATCTGCAAACAATGTTAGGTGCATCTCCTACAGTTTGGTTTCCCAATGCCGAAAGGGGAACACTGGTAATAGGTGCGCCTGGGTCTGGTAAAACCTACTCAACCATAGACCGGATGTTAGAAAGTGCGATGCAGCAAGGTTTTCCGATTTTACTCTACGACAAGAAGGGCGACCAACTACGACTCCATGCACCCTTAGCAGCCCGTTATGGCTATAAAGTACGAGTATTTGCCCCCGGTGAACCCTTTAGCGGTGTGATCAATCCTTTGGATTATATGCGTGATGCACGCGATGGGGTAATGGCGGGGGAAATTGGACAAGTGATTAACCGCAATGCTTCCAGTGGTGGTAAAAGTGATGAGTTCTTTGCTAAAGCCGGTGACTTGTTAGCTAAAGCACTATTGCAGTTAGTCAAGGGTTCACCTTACCCAGATATGGCGATGCTTTATGCTGTGCTGCGGTTGCCAAAACTGGTGCAACGTCTTGACCATGCGGTACAGTCCAAAAGGTTGGATGAATGGGTGGCGACTTCATTTATTCAATTTTTGAGTGCTAAGGATGCAGAGAAGACTATTTCGGGGATTTTGACCACAGCAGCAGGTACTTTCTCATCTTTCATCCAAGCTGATTTGCTGAGGGCATTTATAGGGAAATCGGATATTCCCACTAAGCTTGAAGGTAGAGAGATGGTGGTGTTCAAGCTAGATGATGAACGCCGCAGTGTGGTTGGGCCTCTGCTGGCAGCTGCAATGCACTTGATGATTGTCGGTAATTTAAGCCGTCCGCGCAAAGATCCGTTGATTATTTCTTTGGATGAATTGCCATCTATAAAACTAGACCGCTTACCGCAGTGGATTAATGAATATCGTTCCAATGGTGCCTGCTTTATTCTGGGTATCCAAAGTTTAGAGCAACTTTACGATATTTATGGAGATAAAATGGGGAGTGCGATCGCATCAGCTTGTAGTACCCATGTTTTGTTTAATCCTGGTAACTACAAAACGGCTGAGGATTACTCCAAACGCTACGGTGAGAAGGAAGTGCTAATTAAAAATCGTACCACTGGGCGATCGCTTGGCGGACAAATGAGCCGTTCAATTAGCTGGAGTGAGAATTTACAAAAAATGCCTGTAATCAGTGCTGACGAAATTTTGAAATTTCCTCAAGGCAAGTGCGTAATTACCAGTCCTGGTTATAGTTCCGAGGGACAAGCTTCTATTCCTTATCCTTTAATTATTCCGGTGTCCAAAGCCGATGAAAAACGGGCGCATGATAGTGAGACTCTTTGGGACACACAAGTTAAACCTGCTTTAGAAAGTCAGGTGACAATTCCAGATATTAAAACGCTAACACAAGCATTACATGAACGGATTGAGTCAGCAGCGCGGATGTTGCCATTACCAGAAGAAGATGTAGCACCTGCACATGAGTCTAATAGCAGTGAAACTGATGTTTTAGAAAATTTCCCAGCACGAGTTTATCAAACACCCGGATTGCAAGGATAA
- a CDS encoding N-6 DNA methylase, with amino-acid sequence MEIQITEWQQLFQNCVSNPPLPISLPTIALANPPYCKINLTSDSELARFEMAYKWIKHGDGSYVITSKLKTQAEQECLFVEECLNQLQPGEIVCILVSNGILSSSNQAHFRQWLLKDMALLIASIQLPTENFQVECGLGIITSFLILQRKGGDLPIPEDYSIFMAVADKIGFDSRGRRLFRPITNGQQTQEIDSDLPLILEEFKKFIKEVWQNNVEK; translated from the coding sequence ATGGAAATTCAAATTACTGAGTGGCAACAACTATTTCAAAATTGTGTCAGTAATCCTCCTCTGCCAATTTCCTTGCCTACTATAGCACTTGCCAATCCTCCCTATTGCAAAATTAATCTCACTTCCGATTCAGAACTAGCTAGATTTGAGATGGCTTATAAATGGATAAAACACGGAGATGGAAGCTACGTTATTACATCCAAGTTGAAAACCCAAGCAGAACAAGAGTGCTTATTTGTAGAAGAGTGTTTAAATCAATTACAACCTGGTGAAATAGTCTGTATCTTGGTATCTAATGGAATTCTGTCTTCATCTAACCAAGCACACTTTCGCCAATGGCTATTAAAAGACATGGCTTTGCTAATTGCTTCCATTCAGTTACCTACAGAAAACTTTCAGGTAGAATGTGGATTGGGAATTATCACCAGCTTTTTAATTCTTCAGCGCAAAGGTGGAGATTTACCAATACCAGAAGATTACTCAATCTTTATGGCAGTTGCGGATAAAATTGGTTTTGATAGTCGAGGTCGTCGTCTGTTTCGTCCAATTACAAATGGGCAACAAACCCAAGAAATTGATAGTGATTTACCTCTGATTCTAGAAGAGTTCAAAAAGTTTATCAAAGAGGTATGGCAAAATAATGTTGAGAAATAG
- a CDS encoding ImmA/IrrE family metallo-endopeptidase has product MIGPISKGDEALFVRGFKTRCENTSIQIRSHLGLKDIDPLPAREVAKYLDVFIWDLGNVPGLPGETLHYLQSSEGDEWSAVAVCSGTKDIIVLNPSHSVARQANDLMHELAHIILNHEACQIIVSDNTGIGFRTFDKRQEAEADWLGACLLLPRSAIAASHRQNMDIEAAADYFGVSKDLYRYRLRITGVEKQLSRRA; this is encoded by the coding sequence ATGATTGGCCCAATATCCAAAGGTGATGAAGCACTGTTCGTTCGAGGTTTTAAGACACGATGCGAAAACACCTCCATTCAGATCAGGTCACATCTGGGTTTGAAAGATATAGATCCACTGCCTGCACGTGAAGTAGCAAAATATTTAGACGTATTTATTTGGGATTTGGGTAATGTGCCAGGCTTGCCTGGTGAAACGCTTCATTATCTTCAATCATCGGAAGGTGATGAATGGTCTGCTGTTGCCGTCTGCTCAGGAACAAAGGATATTATTGTACTCAATCCGTCCCATTCGGTTGCTCGCCAAGCCAACGATTTGATGCACGAGCTGGCTCACATCATTCTTAACCATGAAGCATGTCAAATAATTGTATCTGACAATACTGGCATAGGTTTTCGTACATTTGATAAGCGCCAGGAGGCGGAAGCCGATTGGCTGGGTGCTTGTCTATTACTTCCTAGATCGGCCATCGCTGCCAGTCATCGCCAGAATATGGATATTGAAGCTGCTGCCGATTATTTTGGTGTCAGCAAGGATTTGTACAGGTATCGACTACGCATAACGGGTGTAGAGAAACAGCTATCTCGTCGAGCATAG
- a CDS encoding helix-turn-helix domain-containing protein, with translation MARLTLEQLGPLIKKQRGSRGLRQVAAEMNISAATLSRVEAGKQPDLESFTKICAWLGINPGEFLGYTEHEEKETASKPSQNQTVMLAHFKAGKTMSPKTAQHLGELILAIHQAAIAEDDE, from the coding sequence ATGGCCCGGCTTACACTTGAGCAACTTGGCCCCCTTATAAAGAAACAAAGAGGCAGCAGAGGACTGAGACAAGTTGCAGCAGAAATGAATATCAGTGCGGCAACGCTATCACGGGTTGAAGCAGGAAAGCAGCCTGATCTTGAATCCTTTACAAAAATTTGTGCTTGGCTCGGGATCAATCCTGGTGAATTTCTTGGTTATACGGAGCATGAAGAAAAAGAAACTGCATCTAAGCCCAGCCAAAACCAGACGGTGATGCTCGCTCACTTTAAGGCAGGCAAGACAATGAGTCCAAAGACCGCACAACATTTAGGAGAATTGATTCTTGCTATTCATCAAGCTGCCATAGCAGAGGATGACGAATGA
- a CDS encoding multiubiquitin domain-containing protein, with product MSEKEHMHDAKHGKVRVHIDRRQHESPNPTTGSALYRLGDIPHGFELFREVEGNQEDKAIPNDGNEIHLREDEHFYSAVPEFKIIVNGEQKVVHKDVLTFQEVVALAFNPLPQGANILIKVKYEHGPHVNHEGSLQPGGEVRIKSGMRFHVTATNQS from the coding sequence ATGAGTGAAAAAGAACACATGCATGACGCAAAGCATGGTAAAGTCCGCGTCCACATTGATCGTAGACAGCACGAGTCGCCGAACCCGACAACAGGTTCAGCACTTTATCGACTTGGAGACATTCCACATGGATTTGAACTGTTTCGGGAGGTGGAAGGCAACCAGGAAGATAAAGCCATTCCGAATGACGGAAATGAAATCCATCTCAGAGAAGACGAGCATTTTTACAGCGCCGTCCCGGAATTCAAGATCATCGTTAACGGAGAGCAGAAGGTTGTGCATAAGGATGTTCTCACCTTTCAGGAAGTGGTAGCGCTTGCCTTCAATCCGCTGCCGCAGGGAGCAAACATCCTTATCAAAGTCAAGTACGAGCATGGGCCGCACGTCAACCACGAAGGTTCGTTGCAGCCTGGCGGCGAGGTTCGGATCAAAAGCGGAATGAGGTTCCATGTCACAGCCACTAATCAGTCATAG
- a CDS encoding ThiF family adenylyltransferase: MSQPLISHSPDLQKLRNEGFDIQVKSTCLLVKDVPYVNANREVKRGILISKLTSTIAPVGRPADHTIYFQGEHPCDSDGNKLEAIANSTQSFHLGDGVDADHKFSAKPMSGYYENYYAKVTSYVDRISDPAAIVQPGVTAKTFAVVEPEDESSVFQYDDTSSTRAEITDVTNKLKIQKLAIIGLGGTGSYVLDMVAKTPVNEIHLYDKDLLLQHNAFRAPGAPSAEELHQHPYKVDYYKSIYSKMHKGVIAHPYHITGDTVSELRDMQMVFICMDKASPKQVIVEKLEEFGIPFIDVGMGVVLTSGSLGGILSVTLSTPQQREHVRENNRISFADGDAPGEYNTNIQIADLNAFNAVLAVIKWKKLCGFYHDHEHEHHSSYLIGSNKVLSEDKA; this comes from the coding sequence ATGTCACAGCCACTAATCAGTCATAGCCCCGACCTTCAAAAGCTGAGGAACGAGGGCTTTGATATTCAAGTCAAATCGACTTGTCTGTTGGTGAAGGATGTCCCGTATGTCAACGCTAACCGCGAGGTGAAACGGGGCATCCTTATCTCCAAACTGACATCAACCATAGCCCCTGTAGGACGCCCAGCCGATCACACTATTTATTTCCAGGGTGAGCATCCTTGTGATAGCGACGGCAATAAGCTAGAGGCCATTGCCAATTCCACCCAATCTTTCCATTTAGGGGATGGGGTAGATGCTGACCATAAGTTCTCTGCGAAGCCGATGTCCGGCTACTATGAAAACTATTACGCCAAAGTAACATCCTACGTTGACCGGATTTCTGATCCGGCGGCCATTGTTCAGCCAGGCGTAACGGCAAAGACATTTGCCGTAGTCGAGCCTGAAGATGAAAGCTCCGTCTTTCAGTACGACGATACGTCCTCCACACGGGCGGAAATCACGGATGTTACAAACAAGCTTAAGATTCAAAAGCTCGCGATTATAGGTCTCGGCGGAACGGGTTCTTACGTGCTGGACATGGTTGCCAAAACCCCAGTCAACGAGATACATCTATACGATAAAGACCTACTCCTCCAGCACAATGCCTTTCGAGCGCCGGGCGCACCGTCTGCCGAAGAATTGCACCAGCACCCCTATAAGGTAGACTATTACAAGTCCATTTACTCTAAGATGCATAAAGGGGTTATCGCTCACCCGTATCATATCACCGGGGACACTGTAAGCGAACTAAGAGATATGCAAATGGTATTCATTTGCATGGACAAAGCCAGCCCAAAGCAGGTTATTGTAGAGAAGCTTGAAGAATTCGGCATCCCGTTTATTGATGTTGGTATGGGGGTTGTTCTCACCTCCGGGAGCTTAGGCGGCATCTTGTCTGTTACTCTAAGCACTCCTCAGCAGCGAGAGCATGTGAGGGAAAACAATCGCATTTCTTTTGCTGACGGCGACGCCCCAGGCGAGTACAACACCAACATTCAGATTGCTGATCTCAATGCGTTCAATGCCGTGCTAGCGGTCATCAAATGGAAAAAGCTTTGTGGTTTTTATCATGATCACGAGCATGAACACCACAGTTCTTATCTGATCGGAAGCAACAAAGTATTGAGCGAAGATAAAGCATGA
- a CDS encoding DUF6527 family protein, with translation MNRLNAIEHQFVEFIPSELKEGIIYVSIAYTTAVHKCCCGCGNKVVTPITPTDWKLIFDGKTISLTPSIGNWSFPCRSHYWVKRNKIRWAEDWSDKQVDAGRKREEAATQHYYDAAQPPTVEMPATERNQKPKLGFRQIIKQWWSNLIKRSH, from the coding sequence ATGAACCGACTCAATGCTATAGAGCATCAATTTGTTGAATTTATCCCTTCCGAACTTAAGGAGGGGATTATCTACGTGTCAATAGCTTACACAACTGCCGTTCATAAGTGCTGTTGCGGATGCGGCAATAAAGTCGTTACCCCAATAACGCCGACCGATTGGAAGTTGATTTTTGACGGCAAGACAATCTCACTTACGCCCTCCATCGGCAATTGGAGCTTTCCGTGTCGCTCGCATTACTGGGTAAAGCGTAATAAAATTCGGTGGGCTGAAGATTGGTCAGATAAGCAGGTAGACGCCGGTAGAAAACGTGAAGAGGCTGCTACACAACATTACTATGATGCTGCCCAGCCACCGACAGTTGAAATGCCTGCCACGGAGCGGAACCAGAAACCAAAACTTGGTTTCCGGCAGATAATAAAGCAATGGTGGTCGAACCTTATCAAGCGATCACACTAA
- a CDS encoding DUF1998 domain-containing protein, translating to MLTYQCISLDLNSKQAILKQTADSSLFTVAVTESETSSLTVLTDPVKLPLLFSQVSEVDDCQEYLTLELSFGEVKHITSGYSLMTQIYEQTCLNKRCLNYKEPLPKERRCRLCSKLTRKAVIVKTLSEEKFEQPFRTQFSAPMVKVAINSSAREYLQHNALETRTNLTRSGEPIPPGYQQLWEYSSPLIAIHSFGHQIMRALQLVARVDLKQVNFTVVKELGENNNYTGYFYDTSDGGNGAAEAVFKHLPKLAGAARAMPAAGYAYARDCNCDTGCAKCIIQHGCPDGNTALLKQMGLLLLDAIASSKA from the coding sequence ATGCTGACTTATCAGTGCATCTCCCTTGACTTGAACAGCAAGCAAGCCATATTAAAACAGACAGCAGATAGCTCACTGTTTACAGTTGCAGTTACAGAGTCAGAAACCAGCAGCCTAACAGTGCTGACTGATCCGGTGAAGTTACCATTGCTGTTTTCTCAAGTCAGTGAAGTTGATGACTGTCAGGAATACTTAACCTTGGAACTTAGTTTTGGTGAAGTTAAACACATTACCAGTGGTTACAGTTTAATGACCCAAATCTATGAGCAGACTTGTTTGAACAAGCGGTGTCTTAACTACAAAGAGCCGCTACCTAAAGAACGTCGTTGTCGGCTTTGTAGCAAACTCACACGTAAGGCTGTAATTGTGAAAACCCTGTCAGAAGAAAAGTTTGAGCAGCCTTTCCGTACTCAATTTTCCGCACCAATGGTCAAAGTAGCCATAAACTCAAGTGCGCGGGAATACCTCCAGCACAATGCCTTGGAAACTAGAACCAATTTAACCCGCAGTGGCGAACCGATTCCCCCTGGTTATCAACAGTTGTGGGAATATTCCAGTCCCTTGATTGCTATCCACAGCTTTGGGCATCAAATTATGAGAGCGTTACAGCTGGTGGCTAGAGTTGATCTAAAACAGGTGAATTTTACAGTAGTGAAGGAGTTAGGGGAAAATAACAATTACACAGGCTATTTCTATGATACCAGTGATGGTGGTAATGGTGCGGCTGAAGCTGTGTTTAAACATCTGCCAAAACTTGCTGGTGCTGCGAGAGCGATGCCTGCGGCGGGCTACGCCTACGCACGAGATTGCAACTGCGATACTGGCTGTGCCAAGTGTATAATTCAACATGGTTGCCCTGATGGTAACACTGCTTTATTGAAGCAAATGGGATTACTGTTGTTAGATGCGATCGCCTCCTCCAAGGCGTAG